From Myripristis murdjan chromosome 13, fMyrMur1.1, whole genome shotgun sequence:
CATCGCCAGATACTGGTGGAATGACATGGTTGCATCATTTGGTGCCTGCTTCACTCAGATGTATTTTGTTCATGCTTTAGGAGCTATTCATTCCCTCATTCTGCTGATTATGGCCATTGATCGCTTTATTGCCATATGTATTCCACTGAGATACCCAGTTCTGCTTACAAATAAGATTGTTTCTATTGTTTGCGTGATGTTTTGGATTGTGACATTTTTCAGGATGGGTGTGGTTGTGTGCCATGCTCTCACTCTGCCTTACTGCAATTCCAACGTCATTGCACAGTGCTACTGCGACCGCATCTCAATCGTCAGACTGGCGTGCAGAAAAGACAAATACATTGAAGATGTGGCATTTGGATTTGCAATGTTCAGCCTACTGTTTCCActttcattcattgtttgttcatattttgcaatCATCATATCTGTTCTGAAACTTTCCAGCTCAGAAGGACGCTACAGGACTCTGACCACCTGCACGCCACAGATCGTCATAACGAGCCTTTATTACATACCGAGATGTTTCGTTTATCTGGCATATTTTTTGGGGTTTAAATTCCCAAATGCAGATATACGCATTACTGTGATACTGTTATATAGCCTTCTCCCTGCTGCAGTTAATCCACTTATATACTGTtttaaaactaaagacattaaGGAAATACTGATTAAGAAACTGAAAAGCACAAAAATTGGAATTCA
This genomic window contains:
- the LOC115369756 gene encoding olfactory receptor 2AT4-like, encoding MIYTNITTVKDFYILGFPGLLPQYYGPVSALLLLTFLAIVFGNGFILVFVAWQRCLHKPTYLIFCHLALTDIAFGFVTLPKIIARYWWNDMVASFGACFTQMYFVHALGAIHSLILLIMAIDRFIAICIPLRYPVLLTNKIVSIVCVMFWIVTFFRMGVVVCHALTLPYCNSNVIAQCYCDRISIVRLACRKDKYIEDVAFGFAMFSLLFPLSFIVCSYFAIIISVLKLSSSEGRYRTLTTCTPQIVITSLYYIPRCFVYLAYFLGFKFPNADIRITVILLYSLLPAAVNPLIYCFKTKDIKEILIKKLKSTKIGIQRSPTKY